One Molothrus aeneus isolate 106 chromosome 6, BPBGC_Maene_1.0, whole genome shotgun sequence genomic window carries:
- the AKIP1 gene encoding A-kinase-interacting protein 1 → MAVARAVLERARRRSAGAAPGPAPVLDQDRERLNAAFASIMNLMRGVSKECEKCYRSMATNKCKENEIRHFCKYHGKSVERKMDPTEEEETEGSVEPSQAQTCQQRPRRNSKDFYIEVSPGIYSVTAISEDMVKQTHVVDVNAGQSVDLTFVL, encoded by the exons ATGGCGGTGGCGCGCGCTGTGCTGGAGCGGGCGCGGCGGCGCTCGGCGGGcgcggccccgggcccggccccggtcCTG GACCAGGACCGGGAACGCCTCAATGCAGCGTTCGCTTCGATTATGAATTTGATGAGAGGAGTCTCAAAGGAATGCGAG AAGTGCTATAGGTCTATGGCAACCAACAAGTGCAAAGAGAATGAAATCAGACACTTCTGCAAGTATCATGGCAAGTCAGTAGAAAGAAAGATGGATCCCACAGAAGAAGAG gagACTGAAGGTTCTGTAGAACCCAGCCAAGCTCAAACTTGCCAGCAAAGA cccAGAAGAAACTCCAAAGATTTCTACATTGAAGTTTCTCCTGGCATCTATTCTGTCACAGCCATCTCAGAAGACATGGTGAAACAAACCCATGTAGTAGATGTCAATGCAGGACAAAGCGTTGATTTAACTTTTGTCCTGTGA